The following are encoded together in the Gordonia insulae genome:
- a CDS encoding glycine betaine ABC transporter substrate-binding protein: protein MIKRAATAILVTVGLAVAVAGCSTTEPGDRPLVMGASDMPAMQVMAQIYAGALRHAGSAVSSDTRAGDYRTLLDDMDATSVDLFPAFSGRLLSQLAPQLAPATADETYTDLNRSLPQGVSIGDPTMVVATPQVIVAASVAEQRKVTELADCAQMSSGLPVVVVGAPDAATIEAFTATGCRFGPVESVPTTAAAIERIAGGRAVGILTPLDVAGDDAEGAADEIRALQAPAPAADSAAAPAASGSGAQSGPAEQSGSATTGIVVAGPRAQQLVPVYRTAALSRDEMQTVNKVAGELTTADLATLAGRAATGADTRELADGWLAEHGL, encoded by the coding sequence GTGATCAAGCGCGCCGCGACAGCGATCCTCGTGACCGTCGGCCTCGCCGTGGCGGTGGCGGGATGTTCGACGACCGAACCGGGTGACCGTCCCCTCGTGATGGGGGCGTCGGACATGCCGGCGATGCAGGTGATGGCCCAGATCTATGCCGGGGCGCTGCGCCACGCCGGCAGTGCGGTGTCGTCGGACACCCGGGCCGGGGACTACCGGACCCTGCTCGACGACATGGATGCGACCTCGGTGGACCTGTTCCCGGCGTTCAGTGGGCGGTTGTTGTCGCAACTGGCGCCGCAGCTGGCGCCCGCCACCGCCGACGAGACCTACACGGATCTGAATCGATCACTGCCGCAGGGTGTTTCGATCGGCGATCCGACGATGGTGGTGGCCACCCCGCAGGTGATCGTCGCGGCGTCGGTGGCCGAACAGCGGAAGGTGACCGAGCTCGCCGACTGCGCCCAGATGTCATCCGGACTGCCGGTGGTGGTGGTCGGAGCGCCCGACGCCGCCACGATCGAGGCGTTCACCGCCACCGGCTGCCGGTTCGGTCCCGTGGAGTCGGTGCCGACGACGGCCGCCGCGATCGAGCGGATCGCCGGCGGACGGGCCGTCGGGATCCTCACCCCGCTCGATGTGGCGGGCGACGACGCGGAGGGGGCGGCGGACGAGATCCGGGCCCTGCAGGCGCCGGCCCCGGCCGCGGACTCCGCGGCGGCGCCGGCAGCATCGGGGTCAGGAGCACAATCGGGGCCGGCGGAGCAGTCGGGGTCGGCGACCACCGGAATCGTCGTCGCGGGCCCGCGGGCCCAGCAACTCGTGCCGGTCTATCGGACGGCGGCCCTCTCCCGCGACGAGATGCAGACGGTCAACAAGGTGGCCGGGGAGCTGACGACGGCCGACCTGGCGACCCTGGCCGGTCGCGCGGCGACCGGCGCCGACACCCGTGAGCTCGCCGACGGGTGGCTGGCCGAACACGGGCTGTGA
- a CDS encoding MarC family protein → MPFDVTVYTTTLITLIVIMDPPGQIPLFLSLVGHRSPEYRRRAAWQAPLVSLLVISVFAIGGKAILNYLHIGIPALQGAGGLLLLLVALQLLTGLGNAGKPQASDDVNVALVPLGTPLLAGPGAIAAVIVEVSSVSGDVAGYVAIAAAIISVHLVVMIVLRYSTVLIRVLGVGGITLLAKIAGLLLAAIAVQLMADSIEGFIAAAG, encoded by the coding sequence GTGCCCTTCGACGTGACGGTCTACACGACGACCCTGATCACCCTCATCGTGATCATGGACCCGCCGGGTCAGATCCCACTGTTCCTGAGCCTTGTGGGACACCGGTCGCCCGAGTACCGCAGGCGCGCGGCGTGGCAGGCGCCGCTGGTGAGTCTGCTGGTGATCAGCGTGTTCGCCATCGGCGGCAAGGCGATCCTGAACTACCTGCACATCGGCATCCCGGCGCTGCAGGGTGCCGGCGGCCTGCTGTTGCTGCTGGTCGCGCTGCAGTTGCTGACCGGGCTGGGCAATGCGGGCAAGCCGCAGGCCAGCGACGACGTGAACGTGGCTCTGGTGCCGCTGGGCACCCCGCTGCTCGCCGGCCCGGGTGCCATCGCCGCGGTCATCGTGGAGGTCAGCAGCGTGTCCGGCGACGTAGCCGGCTACGTCGCCATCGCCGCCGCGATCATCAGTGTCCACCTCGTGGTGATGATCGTCCTGCGGTATTCGACAGTGCTCATCCGCGTCCTGGGCGTCGGTGGGATCACCCTGCTCGCCAAGATCGCCGGTCTGCTGCTCGCGGCGATCGCGGTCCAGCTGATGGCGGACTCCATCGAGGGCTTCATCGCGGCGGCCGGCTGA
- a CDS encoding suppressor of fused domain protein, with amino-acid sequence MSDAVTDRISQYLAERLGARPQRASVTFLGVEPIDVLRFVTGDDVVYATVGCARHPMSEPTDIHADPVRGPRAELVVRMHGGRALPGLHRRLATLAAAPAVEGLILAEDALIDLSEPIWDGSTCTAMILERDDLDELPLDEPMDPVRFLRAVPITANEAAWVRLKGVDALRDAWREAAIDVRSPDRSGAQL; translated from the coding sequence GTGAGCGATGCCGTCACCGATCGGATCAGTCAGTACCTCGCCGAGCGACTGGGTGCCCGACCCCAGCGCGCCTCGGTGACCTTTCTCGGGGTGGAGCCGATCGACGTGCTGCGTTTCGTCACCGGCGACGACGTCGTCTACGCGACCGTCGGCTGTGCGCGGCACCCGATGTCCGAGCCGACCGACATCCACGCCGATCCGGTGCGTGGCCCCCGGGCCGAGCTCGTCGTCCGGATGCACGGTGGCCGGGCACTGCCCGGGCTGCATCGTCGCCTGGCGACACTGGCCGCGGCGCCCGCGGTCGAGGGGCTCATCCTCGCCGAGGACGCACTGATCGACCTCTCCGAACCGATCTGGGACGGCTCCACGTGTACCGCGATGATCCTGGAGCGTGACGACCTCGACGAACTCCCGCTCGACGAACCGATGGATCCGGTCCGGTTCCTCCGCGCCGTGCCGATCACGGCGAACGAGGCCGCCTGGGTGCGACTCAAGGGAGTCGACGCCCTGCGGGACGCGTGGCGCGAGGCCGCGATCGACGTGCGGTCACCGGATCGGTCCGGCGCGCAACTCTGA